The window TGCTTTGCGACCTCTCAAAACCGGGCGAAGAAGCCAAAGTGCACGAAGCGATCAACGAAATCTTCGCGGTCGCGATCGATGTCGGCGGTACGCTCTCCGGCGAACACGGCATCGGCATAACCAAACGGCCGCACATCGAAAAGGCGCTGGGCGCAAGCGGCGTCAACGCGCTGCAACTCGTCAAGCAGGCCTTTGACCCAAAAGGGATCATGAATCCTAATAAAATTTGGTAGCGAGGAGTTCAATATGAAAAAGGCAGATACAAACGCATGCTTTACGGAAGTGAACGCCATCGTCAGCCAGTGCGACCGCTGCGGCAGCTGCCTGACCGTATGCCCGCTGTTCGGTGAAAAAGACATCGAGTCTTCCAGCGCGCGCGGCAAGAACAATCTGGCGCGCGCCTTGGTGCACGGCGTCGTTCAGCCAAGCGATGAAGTGCTTGGCATGGTCAATTTTTGCCTGCTCTGCCGCAGCTGCGTCGACAATTGCCCGAACAAGGTGAAGACCGATGACGCGATGATCGCGCTGCGTCAATACTTTGCCGACAAAAACGGCGGACCCGGCGCGAAATATAAGGCGCTCGGCCTGCTGATGAAAAACAGGACGCTGGTGAAACTGTCAGCCGGAACCTGCAACGTGCTGCGCAAGATCGGCGCGAATGCGCTCTTGCCGAACGGCGTCATACCGAGCGAATTCACGCGCCGCCAATACCTGGCGTCTTTTGCCGGGCCTGCCGCGCTGGGCTCGGCTGCGCCGCTGACGAAACAAAACGTGTCGCAAGAGAGCAAGGTCGCCTACTTTACCGGCTGCGGCATGCAGATGCTGTTTCCCGACGCAGTGGCGGCAAGTCTTGCTGCGCTGCGCACAGTGACGACGCCGCAAGTCGTCGACAACCACTGCTGCGGCCTGCCGCATCTTGCGCACGGCCAGCGGACGGAATTCCTGGAGCTGGCCAAACAGAACATCGCCCTCTTCGAAGCGGCCGATCGGATCGTCAGCGACTGCGCTAGCTGCAGCGGGACGCTGAAGCATATCGCCGCTTACTTTGCGGACGACCCCGTCTGGCGCGAACGCGCGGCCGCCTTTAGCGCAAAAGTCATGGGACTCAGCGAATACCTCGTCCAAGCCGGCTATACGCCGCGCAAGGGCGGCGACGCAGTGATTACGTTCCATGAACCATGCCACTTAGGACGCGGTCAGGGCATAAAAAAACAGCCGCGCGAACTGCTGCAGGCGACAGGCCGCTTCGTCGAGATGAAAGGCTCCGACCGCTGCTGCGGCGGCGCAGGTTCGTTTCATCTCGACTACCCCGAAATCGCGGCGAAAGTCCTCGAAAAAAAACGCAGCAACATCGAACAAGCCGGCGCGGACATCGTCGTCTCCGAATGCCCGACCTGTCTCGTGCAACTGCAAAAAGCCTCCGCCCGCAGCAACGGAAAATTCAAAGTCATGCATATTAGTCAGGTGATTTGAAGCGAAGATGTGAAGAATGTGCGCGGGGAAGGGAAGCCAGTTATGACAGTTGATGTTGTAGCTGGTTTTTTACTTTTCGCACGAAAAGCAAAAGGAGTTGGTTAAAGCCATATGAGAAGAGGCGTTACTGCCGAAATTTAAATTAGTTTAATAATATTGATGGATACTTTTTAGCGATATACAATAAACAGAGAAAATTCGGGATGATGGGGGAAAAACGATGCGATATAAAAAATGGTCTTTAGTGATGTTTTTGGCAGTGCTGTTTCTCTTTGGGACAACAGTAGAGGCAAGAAGTGTGGAAGATAAGAATGCAGGATACTCGATTGAAGTTCCTGATGCATGGCAGGTATCGGAGAAAGACGGAAGAATTAAAGTTTCTAAAGCGACATACGAAAGCGTTATGGTGGCGGTTTATCCGCCGTTTCCTTTGAGCCGGACCAATGAAGAAAATGATTTCATCATAAAAGAAATTAATCGTATGCTGATGGATCGATTTCCCAAAGCCACAGTGGATTTTGTAAAAAAAGATAAGATTGCCAATCAACCTGCTTTGTTTAGCAGTTTTTCTTCTACGCTAAAAGATGGTACTACTGTGAAAATATTGCGCATTTCTTTCTGGCTGAATCAATCGCCTGCAGAAATATTCTGCATGACGAAAAACGATCAGCTGGATGAAGAAATGAAGGGAATTGCTTATTCGCTAAAGCTAAAAGCGCCAACGACTGCAGAATGGCAGGAAAAAGGATATCAGGCGAAAGAGAATAAGAATTATACCGAGGCGATTAGCGCTTTCACTAAGGCGACAGAGTTGGATGCGAAAAACGCAACTTCCTTCTATGAAATTGCCTATGCGAGTGCGGAACTGAAAAACTATCCCCAAGCCATTGCGGCCATTTCAAAGGCAATCGAACTGAAGCCGAAAAAAGCATTCTATTATAATGAACGAGCTTATTCGTATATAGCGTCCAATGAGGCGAAGGCTGCGATGGCGGATGCGAACAAAGCGATACAACTGCAACCGGAAGTGGCGACTTCTTATAGTGCACGCGGCAATGCCTACGCGAAACTGAAACAGTATGATGAGGCTATCGGTGATTTTGAAAAAGTGAAAGCCCTGAGAGGAGATATGGTTGAAGCGAATTTTAATCTTGCACAACTTTTCGAACTCAAAGGAAACCAGGCAGAAGCGTTAGTGCTCTACCAAAAAGTTGCGCAAGAGTCAAAGCTGCCAGAGGCAATTAAAGAAAAAGTAAATGACCGCGTGAATGGCAATTGGGATAGCTATAAAGAGTGGATATGAATGGATAGTTTGTTGATTACGCTAGTAACTGTTCACATTGGAATATCGTATCTGTTTTATAAGATACATTGTAAATTTTCACGGAAAGAGGGACTTGGAAAATTTCTCATTCCTTTTTACAATTACTATTTATTGCTTAGGCATGTCAATTCAGAACCTGCATTTTATATATTGATAATGTTTGGCGGCAGCGGGATTATAGCTGCGGCAATCGGCGTATATATAAAAGGGATTGTTAGCGTAACCTTCCTGCTTTTATTTGGGAACTCGATCGGTTTGCTAGCGAAAAAATTAGGCAAGAACTTTTGGCTATATGCCATTCTGACGGCGCTACCTCTTTTAAATGTTTTAGCACTAATGCGACTTGCTTTTGATAAAAGTCAGGCCAAGGAAATAGGAGAGTATACCCAAGCATGAACGTAAAAGAGGCTGCAAAGAAATATTTGCCAGACGTGCTGGGCTTTTTCTTACAGATGTTTCTCTTCGGAAGCGCAAGTTACGAGAAGCCGATCAAAAGTGATGTCGAGGATGAGAAAACTGCGACTAAGACTTGGGAATGGGTGGATAAATACATCGGCCAATTCTTTGCGGCGGTAGTGCTGCTTTATGCGGGGATCGTTGTATATGCATTTTGGCGGGATAATGATATGTTTCTCTTCAAACAAAAAATGATGGTGGTTGTCTTTATCGGCTTATGTATGGCGATTTTTGTGATTTTCTTTCGCTGGATGCGGCAGGGCAATCCAGCATTGCAGGCAAGGGCGTGGAATTACGATCAAAGCTTTGTCGAGCGAATTCGTTCCATATTCTGGACGCGACAATGTCCGTATTGTCAAACGACGTTGCTTTTGAAAAAGAAGAAAAGC of the Azotosporobacter soli genome contains:
- a CDS encoding (Fe-S)-binding protein codes for the protein MKKADTNACFTEVNAIVSQCDRCGSCLTVCPLFGEKDIESSSARGKNNLARALVHGVVQPSDEVLGMVNFCLLCRSCVDNCPNKVKTDDAMIALRQYFADKNGGPGAKYKALGLLMKNRTLVKLSAGTCNVLRKIGANALLPNGVIPSEFTRRQYLASFAGPAALGSAAPLTKQNVSQESKVAYFTGCGMQMLFPDAVAASLAALRTVTTPQVVDNHCCGLPHLAHGQRTEFLELAKQNIALFEAADRIVSDCASCSGTLKHIAAYFADDPVWRERAAAFSAKVMGLSEYLVQAGYTPRKGGDAVITFHEPCHLGRGQGIKKQPRELLQATGRFVEMKGSDRCCGGAGSFHLDYPEIAAKVLEKKRSNIEQAGADIVVSECPTCLVQLQKASARSNGKFKVMHISQVI
- a CDS encoding tetratricopeptide repeat protein, translated to MRYKKWSLVMFLAVLFLFGTTVEARSVEDKNAGYSIEVPDAWQVSEKDGRIKVSKATYESVMVAVYPPFPLSRTNEENDFIIKEINRMLMDRFPKATVDFVKKDKIANQPALFSSFSSTLKDGTTVKILRISFWLNQSPAEIFCMTKNDQLDEEMKGIAYSLKLKAPTTAEWQEKGYQAKENKNYTEAISAFTKATELDAKNATSFYEIAYASAELKNYPQAIAAISKAIELKPKKAFYYNERAYSYIASNEAKAAMADANKAIQLQPEVATSYSARGNAYAKLKQYDEAIGDFEKVKALRGDMVEANFNLAQLFELKGNQAEALVLYQKVAQESKLPEAIKEKVNDRVNGNWDSYKEWI